From the genome of Thiomicrorhabdus indica:
TCAGCCGCAGGCGCGACGGTCGCCAAACATGGCAATCGTTCGTTTTCTAGTAACTCGGGGAGTGCGGATGTTTTAGAGGCCGCCGGTGTAAATTTGAATCTGACGGCCAATCAAGTCGCGCATTGTGTCAATGAGCTGAACCTTGGTTTTATGTTTGCTCCGGCACATCATTCCGCAATGAAGCATGTCATTAACGCACGTAAAACTATGGGGGTTCGCACCATATTTAACATTCTTGGGCCGCTTACTAACCCTGCGGCTGCGCCTGCTCAGGTAATTGGTGTGTTTAATAAGGATTTGGGACCGGTATTTGCTGAAGTGCTCAAACGTTTAGGTTCAAAGCATGTCATGGTAGTTGCCGCCGAAGATGGTTTAGATGAAATTTCTGTAGCCAGTAAGTCTTTTGTCACAGAGCTCAAAAATGGTGAGATTACTCAATGGGAAATCGATCCAAGTGATTATGATATGGATCATGTAGATTTAAGTTCATTATCGGTGGATTCGGCTCAGGAAAGTTTGAATATCATTCAGTCTGTTTTCTCAAATACCGATGGTGCTGCACACGATATTGTTTGCCTAAATGCCGGTGCTTCTATCTATGTTTCTGGTGTTGCAGAAAGCTTTGCCGAAGGTGTTCAACTCGCTCGTAAAGTGATTGCAGAAGGCTCAGCTCGTAAAAAACTGAATGATTTTATTGAAATGAGTCAGTCGTTTTAATTGTCTTAATCAACTAGGTTTTTCTACCCGTTTGGGCACAAATACCGGCCGGTAGAGAATATTTCTAAAATATTCCAACGAAATTTCAGTGATTCATATCAGAATGATTTTCGGTTTGAGGCACTGGAATAACCTTCTCCTATAAGCACGCTGGCTATATATTTTCTTTCCTCTTCTTAATCTCAACCACACAAGATTTATCTCGTGGCTAGACCATTCCGATTTGCATTTATCCTTATAAGAGCTAGTGCTGGCCTGAATTTTGTTGGTACAACGCAGATTTAGATGATTTGTCGATACGCCTGCACCGAATTGGAACATTTACGTTTTAGCTTCAGCTCAATAAGGGTGAAAGGTAAAGTTCGCACTCTCTACACTTGTATTCATGTTTTTACGTAAGTAAAGTGGTAAAAGGCTTTTAGGAAACTCTGATTCAATCATAGTTTCCTTAGCAGCAATCGTTTTGAATGGTTTGGTTTTTATTGTCTTTAAGTGGAGTTCTATGAATAAACAGCGGTGTGATATTTCTATTGCCTTAATCAGTGTCCACGGCCTTATTCGTGGGAAAGATTTGGAGTTGGGGCGAGATGCGGATACCGGTGGTCAAACACTTTACGTGGTTGAATTGGCTCAGGCTTTGGCGGAAAACCCAGAAGTTAGCCGAGTTGAGCTTTTTACTCGTTTGGTCAGAGACGATTGCGTGGATGATGATTACCGTCAGCCAATTGAAAAGATTAGCGATAAGTTATCGATTGTGCGCATTGAAGCTGGGCCAGATGAATATATTTTTAAAGAACAGCTTTGGGATCACCTTGATACTTTTTCCGATAATATGAAAGATTATTTTCGGCAACAGAACCACTTTCCGGATATTCTTCATAGCCATTATGCTGATGCAGGCTACGTTGGCAGTTTGCTGGCTAATCAAATGTCGATTCCTTTGATTCATACCGGCCACTCTCTAGGTCGAGTCAAGCGTGCACGTTTAATTGCTAGGGGCTTATCCTCTGAAGAAATTGAGTCGAAATATAATATGATTCGGCGGATTAATGCTGAAGAGTATGTACTGGCGACCGCTGAAAGGGTGATTACCAGTACTCATCAGGAGATTGAGGAGCAGTATGAGATTTACGACTTTTATCAACCTGAACAGATGCGAGTATTGCCGCCTGGAACCGATTTAAAACACTTTAAACCACCAATTGGTGGTGAGTTGGAAACACCTCTTCAACAACGATTGGTGTATTCTCTAAAAAATCCTGATAAGCCTATTATTCTCGCTCTTTCCCGTCCAGATCCTCGCAAAAATATTGCCGCTTTAATTGAAGCTTATGGATTGTCTGAAAGATTACAGGAAACCGCCAATTTGGTGATTGTGGCAGGTAATCGTGATGATGTAGAAGATTTGGAATCAGGAGCTCAGCAAGTATTTCAAGATATTTGGTCAATGATTGACCGCTACGATTTATATGGCAAGGTGGCTTTGCCGAAACACCATAGTCGGGATGAAGTTGAATTGATTTATCGGATTGCAGCTGCATCTGGAGGCGTATTTGTCAATCCGGCATTAACCGAGCCTTTTGGGTTAACGCTGATTGAAGCGGCTGCTTCTGGATTACCGCTGGTTGCAACTGAAGATGGTGGTCCTAGAGATATTATGGGCAACTGCCAAAATGGTCTTTTGATTGATCCATTGGAGCCACAAACCATTACAGATGCATTATTACAAATGTTTGATAATCCTTCGCAAACCCGTCGAATGGTCAAAAATGGCTTGAAAGGTGTAGAAGCGCACTATGCGTGGCCGGCACATGCTCAGCGTTACCTGCAATTAATTTGTCCGCTGATCGAAAAAGCAGAGCAGCTTGAGCATCGCCCAACAACACGACGTTCTGCTGTTTACAAAGATAGAGCTCTGGTAACTTGCCTCGATCAGAATTTGATGGGGAAACCTGACTCCTTAAAATCGCTTCTCTCTCTACTAAAACAGAATCGAAAATCGACATTGTTTATTGTCGCCACTGGTCGTCGATTGGATTCGGCCTTGCGTCTCCTTAAGCAATATCGGATTTCCGAACCGGATATTTTGATTACCAGTGGAGGTACTGAGATTAATTATGCACCGAAACTGACAACCGACAAGGCATGGATGAATCATATTGATTACCATTGGCCGCGACATAAAATTAAAAGTTTATTGGACACGCACCCCGGTTTGACCTGTCAGCCTAAATCTGAGCAGACGCCTTTTAAAATCAGCTATTACATGAATAATGAAGTCACTGATGTCGAACATATTAAAGGGTTATTACATCAGGAAGATTACTCGGTAAATGTACAGTTTTCTTTTGGCAAGTATCTGGATGTTTTGCCAATGCGTGCTTCTAAAGGTATGGCGTTACGTTATGTCGCTGACCGTTGGCAGATTCCGTTGAATCGTATCTTGGTAGCCGGAGGTTCGGGTGCTGACGAAGATATGATGCGAGGCAATACATTGGCTGCAGTGGTCGCAAACCGGCATGATGAAGAATTATCGCAATTGCACGAAATTGAACGAATTTATTATGCGAGAAACTCTTATGAAGAGGGGATTATAGAGGCAATCGAGCATTATGACTTCTTTGGTAAATGTCGACCGCCTGAAAGAGGTGATGTCACAGGAGAGGTTGAAGAATGAAGCTTTTGCTTTGTACAGATATGGATCGCACTGTGATTCCTAATGGACATCAACTAGAAGCCCCTGAAGCACGGCAAAATTTCAGACAGTTTTGTGCCGACCCTTCTGTAACTTTGGTGTATGTAACGGGGCGCCATCGGCAATTAGTGCAGGATGCCATCGAGGAGTTTGAATTGCCTTGGCCGGATTATGCGATTACGGATGTTGGTACGCGAATTTATCAGATTCGTGATGACCAACAATGGCAATCAATGCGAGATTGGGAAGTTGAAATTGATCAGGATTGGATAAACCTTGAGCCTCAGTCAGTTCTGGATTTGTTGAGTGGAATCCATGGAATCCGTTTGCAAGAAGAGAGTAAACAAAATCCGCATAAAATCAGCTTCTATATTGATCTTGAAAAGCTGAATGAAGCAACTTGTTTAGCGCGAGTCTCTGAACGTCTTGAAAGTCTGAAATGTGCAGTAAATAAGATTTGGAGTATCGATGAAACCAGTCAGACAGGTTTGCTGGATATTTTGCCATCCAGAGCCAATAAGTTGCATGCGATAGAGTTTTTGCAAGCGCATTTGAATTATGCCGCTGATGAAGTGATATTTGCCGGAGATAGTGGTAATGATTTGGAGGTATTAATCAGTAAAGTGCCATCGGTATTAGTTGCCAATGCGACGGATGATCTTAAGCAGCAGACTCTGAAAATCGTCCAATCTAAAGGTACTGAAAAGCAGTTTTATCTGGCCGAAAATTTGGAAGGTTACAGTGGCCATTATAGTGCTGGAGTTTTGCAGGGCGTGTTTCATTATCGACCGGAATTTGAACAACGGTATCTTAAGGGGCTTTAAAAAATAATGGATTCTCAGAATAAACCGATTACGATTTTTGGAGAAGTCTTGTTTGATTGTTTTAGTCAGGGGAGTCATCTAGAGAGAAATCAAGAGCAGGTATTGGGAGGGGCGCCTTTTAATATCTGCTGGCATTTACAGGCTTTGGGTGATAGTCCGGTGTTTATCTCCAAGGTTGGTAAGGATCGACTGGGTGAACAGATTTTGCGACAGGCACAGAACTGGGGGATTAGCGTAAACAATATTCAGGTCGATAGGAAGCATTCCACTGGGCAGGTACAGGTAACGCTTATTGACCAAGAGCCTCATTACGATATTAAGGCAGAGTGTGCTTATGATTTTATCGAACAAACTGAGCTTCAGCTGGATCATTTGAAAGGGATTCTTTATCACGGCTCGTTAGCATTGAGAAGTGACTATGCTAAACAACAGTTTCAACAGCTTTGTGAAAGTGGTCAGTGGGAAATTTTTCTGGATGTCAATTTAAGAGCGCCTTGGTGGAATAAAGAGTCTCTGTTTGAATGGATTCAGCAAGCGAAATGGGTCAAACTCAATATTGATGAGCTAAGAGAACTGGGATTTGATCATCCAGATCTTCATTTGGCTATGAAAACATTTAAAGAATACTTTGGTTGCGAGCAAGTTATTGTGACCCAAGGGGCAGAGGGCGTAACAGTGTTAAGTTCAAATGGATTTGTCAGGCAAACGCCTGAAAACATCGCAGATTTTGTCGATACCGTGGGAGCCGGAGATGCCTTTACTGCCATTTATATTCACGGACTAGTTAGAGACTGGTCGCTTGAAAAGACGATAAGTATCGCACAAAAGTTTGCTTCTAAGGTGATTGGAATACGTGGCGCGATACCGAATGATCAGAGCTTTTATCAGTCAGTTGATAATTGATTAACTGTATTAGCGCGCATACCGATGAATCACACAGATCATGACTGAGTTCAATGTTCTCCAAAACCCAATTTACTTTTTTACATTTGAGAATCACAAAACACTATGTACGAGCAAATATCCCATTCATTGTTAAATGATATCCTTAACCGGATTAAACCTGATATTTATCAAAAAGATTTGCGCCATTTTTACACGCGTCTAGGGGCGAATTTTTATGCTATCCATGGTCTTTTCGCTAAGTTGTACGGTAATCGAGAGGATTTTGACTTACAAGCACAGAGACTGGTTGAAACCATGGCCAGACAATATATTAAGCGTGAAGATGAACTAAAACAGCTGGATATTGAACGTGAGCGTGATTACAACTGGTTTTTGAATCAAAAGTGGGTTGGTATGGCGCTTTATGCCAATGGGTTTGCAGATGATCTTAAGGATATGCAATCTCATTTAAGTTATTTTCAAGAGCTTGGCGTCAATATGGTACATATTATGCCGATCATGGAATGTCCTGAAGGCCAAAGCGACGGTGGTTATGCTGTCAGTAATTTCCGCGAAATCGACAATCGAGTTGGGTCGTTGGAAGATTTACGCAGCCTCTCCAAAGAGATGCGCTCTCGCGATATGCTGTTGGCGATGGATGTTGTGCTAAATCACACATCCGATGAACATGAATGGGCTGAGAAAGCGCGAACTGGCGATTCGACTTATCTTGAGTATTACTACACTTTTGAGTCGCGCAATATTCCTGATATGTTTGAGCAAAGCATGCTTGAAGTCTTCCCTGAAACCGCTCCTGGGAATTTTACTTGGGACGAAAAAATGCAACGCTGGGTGATGACAGTATTCAATAACTATCAGTGGGATTTGAATTACAACAATCCGGCCGTTTTTATTGAAATGCTTGACGTGATTCTCTACTGGGCAAATCAGGGCGCGGATATACTGCGTCTTGATGCCGTTGCTTTTCTTTGGAAGAAGTTGGGTAGTACTTGTCAGAACGAGCATGAAGCGCATTTGATTTTACAGTTATTGAAAGACTGTTGTCAGGTAACAGCACCGGGCGTGTTGTTTATCGCTGAAGCGATTGTTGCCCCGTCGGAAGTTACCAAATATTTTGGTGAAGATGCAGTCATTGCCAAAGAATGTGAAATCGCTTACAACGCGACTTTTATGGCGCTTTTATGGGATGCGGTCGCAACCAAAAATGCAAACCTGTTGAATCAAGGGATAAAAAGTCTGCCGAATAAACTGGAGCGTGCTACTTGGCTCAACTACGTTCGTTGTCATGATGATATAGGACTGGGGTTTGACGATAAAGATATTATCCAGTCCGGATATGAACCACAATCGCATCGACGTTTCTTAATTGATTATCTTACCGGCCGGTTTGAGAACTCTTTTGCCAGAGGATTGCCTTTTGCCGAAAATATTAAAACCGGCGATTCAAGGATTTCAGGCTCACTTGCCTCGTTGGTCGGCTTGCAGTATGCAATCGAAACCGGTGATGTTGATGCGCAGAAAAACTCCGTAAAATTGATATTGTTGCTTCATAGCATGATATTGTCGTTTGGCGGTATCCCATTGTTGTATTACGGCGACGAAATTGGCACTCTTAATGACGATACCTATCTTGATGATCCCGATAAAATGGATGACAATCGCTGGGTACATCGCCCGAATATTGATTGGGTAAAAGCGGAAAAACGTCATACGCCCTGTACTGTTGAATACGATATTTTTAACGGTCTTAAAAAGATGATTACCATTCGCAAGGAGATTAATGTCTTCTCCGATTTTAATAATCGCGAACTGGTTGATGTCGGCAATCCAAATTTATTTGTTTTTAATCGTTTTAACCCACAAAAATTTCATGATAGGGTTTTGGTGGTCGCCAATTTTAATGACCAACCGCAAAAGCTTGATCTTGAAGATGTTGCTAGCTGGGGAACTTATAAGCAAGGTCAGCTGTTTGATTTGCATACACGTCAGAAGCCGGAAATTTTTAATAACACATTGGTGATTCCAAGTTTCAGTTTCTATTGGCTTAGAGAAATGTAGACTCTTGAGCATTCTATACCGGCCGGTAGAGTTAATAGCTCCGTTTTTTGTCGCTTTTTTCAGCTGTTGGATTGGTCATATTCATGGACGTCAGTCAACTTCGTGCTTAGGGTAAAAAGTGCTAAACTAATGCGCTGATTTTTACACAGGTTTTTTAAGATGAATACGCCGACAATTTTAAAGAAGATTATTCTGCGCAAACTCGAAGAGATTCAAGAGGGTTGTGACAAGATTTCATTGCGTGAAATGAAACAAAAAGCACTGATGATGGCAACCTCGCCGACTAAGGGGTTTGCTGAAGCACTTCAAGCCAAGTTGGATGATGGCAAATCAGGCGTGATTGCTGAAATCAA
Proteins encoded in this window:
- a CDS encoding HAD-IIB family hydrolase; the protein is MKLLLCTDMDRTVIPNGHQLEAPEARQNFRQFCADPSVTLVYVTGRHRQLVQDAIEEFELPWPDYAITDVGTRIYQIRDDQQWQSMRDWEVEIDQDWINLEPQSVLDLLSGIHGIRLQEESKQNPHKISFYIDLEKLNEATCLARVSERLESLKCAVNKIWSIDETSQTGLLDILPSRANKLHAIEFLQAHLNYAADEVIFAGDSGNDLEVLISKVPSVLVANATDDLKQQTLKIVQSKGTEKQFYLAENLEGYSGHYSAGVLQGVFHYRPEFEQRYLKGL
- a CDS encoding alpha-amylase family glycosyl hydrolase translates to MYEQISHSLLNDILNRIKPDIYQKDLRHFYTRLGANFYAIHGLFAKLYGNREDFDLQAQRLVETMARQYIKREDELKQLDIERERDYNWFLNQKWVGMALYANGFADDLKDMQSHLSYFQELGVNMVHIMPIMECPEGQSDGGYAVSNFREIDNRVGSLEDLRSLSKEMRSRDMLLAMDVVLNHTSDEHEWAEKARTGDSTYLEYYYTFESRNIPDMFEQSMLEVFPETAPGNFTWDEKMQRWVMTVFNNYQWDLNYNNPAVFIEMLDVILYWANQGADILRLDAVAFLWKKLGSTCQNEHEAHLILQLLKDCCQVTAPGVLFIAEAIVAPSEVTKYFGEDAVIAKECEIAYNATFMALLWDAVATKNANLLNQGIKSLPNKLERATWLNYVRCHDDIGLGFDDKDIIQSGYEPQSHRRFLIDYLTGRFENSFARGLPFAENIKTGDSRISGSLASLVGLQYAIETGDVDAQKNSVKLILLLHSMILSFGGIPLLYYGDEIGTLNDDTYLDDPDKMDDNRWVHRPNIDWVKAEKRHTPCTVEYDIFNGLKKMITIRKEINVFSDFNNRELVDVGNPNLFVFNRFNPQKFHDRVLVVANFNDQPQKLDLEDVASWGTYKQGQLFDLHTRQKPEIFNNTLVIPSFSFYWLREM
- a CDS encoding HAD-IIB family hydrolase, whose amino-acid sequence is MNKQRCDISIALISVHGLIRGKDLELGRDADTGGQTLYVVELAQALAENPEVSRVELFTRLVRDDCVDDDYRQPIEKISDKLSIVRIEAGPDEYIFKEQLWDHLDTFSDNMKDYFRQQNHFPDILHSHYADAGYVGSLLANQMSIPLIHTGHSLGRVKRARLIARGLSSEEIESKYNMIRRINAEEYVLATAERVITSTHQEIEEQYEIYDFYQPEQMRVLPPGTDLKHFKPPIGGELETPLQQRLVYSLKNPDKPIILALSRPDPRKNIAALIEAYGLSERLQETANLVIVAGNRDDVEDLESGAQQVFQDIWSMIDRYDLYGKVALPKHHSRDEVELIYRIAAASGGVFVNPALTEPFGLTLIEAAASGLPLVATEDGGPRDIMGNCQNGLLIDPLEPQTITDALLQMFDNPSQTRRMVKNGLKGVEAHYAWPAHAQRYLQLICPLIEKAEQLEHRPTTRRSAVYKDRALVTCLDQNLMGKPDSLKSLLSLLKQNRKSTLFIVATGRRLDSALRLLKQYRISEPDILITSGGTEINYAPKLTTDKAWMNHIDYHWPRHKIKSLLDTHPGLTCQPKSEQTPFKISYYMNNEVTDVEHIKGLLHQEDYSVNVQFSFGKYLDVLPMRASKGMALRYVADRWQIPLNRILVAGGSGADEDMMRGNTLAAVVANRHDEELSQLHEIERIYYARNSYEEGIIEAIEHYDFFGKCRPPERGDVTGEVEE
- a CDS encoding PfkB family carbohydrate kinase; the encoded protein is MDSQNKPITIFGEVLFDCFSQGSHLERNQEQVLGGAPFNICWHLQALGDSPVFISKVGKDRLGEQILRQAQNWGISVNNIQVDRKHSTGQVQVTLIDQEPHYDIKAECAYDFIEQTELQLDHLKGILYHGSLALRSDYAKQQFQQLCESGQWEIFLDVNLRAPWWNKESLFEWIQQAKWVKLNIDELRELGFDHPDLHLAMKTFKEYFGCEQVIVTQGAEGVTVLSSNGFVRQTPENIADFVDTVGAGDAFTAIYIHGLVRDWSLEKTISIAQKFASKVIGIRGAIPNDQSFYQSVDN
- the trpD gene encoding anthranilate phosphoribosyltransferase, translating into MELKIALEKLLNRQDLTSDEMESVMRQLMTGEASDAQIGAVLAALRMKSETVDEIAAAVRVMRSLATAVHVNDKTHLVDTCGTGGDGAKTFNISTASAFVVSAAGATVAKHGNRSFSSNSGSADVLEAAGVNLNLTANQVAHCVNELNLGFMFAPAHHSAMKHVINARKTMGVRTIFNILGPLTNPAAAPAQVIGVFNKDLGPVFAEVLKRLGSKHVMVVAAEDGLDEISVASKSFVTELKNGEITQWEIDPSDYDMDHVDLSSLSVDSAQESLNIIQSVFSNTDGAAHDIVCLNAGASIYVSGVAESFAEGVQLARKVIAEGSARKKLNDFIEMSQSF